Proteins encoded by one window of Glycine soja cultivar W05 chromosome 15, ASM419377v2, whole genome shotgun sequence:
- the LOC114386047 gene encoding uncharacterized protein LOC114386047, which yields MGIPNHGFQGYNQGNSSGFHQGGAGFNHGPPRFNQGRNFTQGSGWRNQGNQYKEKRNQQPYQPPYQHPSQGPNQQEKPTNIEELLLQFIQETRSHQKSTDAAIRNLEVQMGQFAQDKAEQPTRTFGANTEKNPKEECKAVLTRGQKKAQVEGKVEEEDRSAEDKTETPEERIEEEEKVTSPPATKSQKAREARKEEPPALPQDLPYPVVPTKKNKERYFKRFLEIFKGLEITMPFGEALQQMPLYSKFMKDILTKKGKYIDNENIVVGGNCGAIIQRKLPKKFKDPESVTIPCTIGKETVNKALIDLGASINLMPLSMCKRIGNLKIDPTKMML from the coding sequence ATGGGCATACCAAATCACGGATTCCAGGGTTACAACCAGGGGAACTCATCCGGATTCCACCAAGGGGGAGCAGGATTCAATCACGGACCACCGAGATTCAATCAAGGAAGAAACTTCACGCAAGGTTCAGGGTGGAGGAATCAAGGAAACCAGTACAAGGAGAAAAGGAATCAACAACCATACCAACCGCCATACCAGCATCCCAGCCAGGGCCCCAATCAGCAAGAAAAGCCCACCAATATAGAAGAACTGTTGCTGCAATTCATCCAGGAAACACGATCCCATCAAAAGAGCACGGATGCAGCCATTCGAAATCTGGAAGTTCAAATGGGCCAATTTGCACAAGACAAAGCCGAACAGCCCACTAGAACTTTCGGGGCTAACACGGAGAAGAACCCAAAGGAAGAATGCAAGGCCGTGTTGACTCGAGGGCAGAAGAAAGCACAGGTGGAAGGtaaggttgaagaagaagacCGATCAGCGGAAGACAAGACAGAGACACCAGAAGAAAGGATAGAAGAAGAGGAGAAGGTGACATCACCACCTGCAACCAAGAGCCAGAAAGCGCGGGAAGCCAGGAAAGAAGAACCACCGGCCTTACCACAAGATCTcccatatcctgtggtacccACCAAGAAGAACAAGGAACGCTATTTCAAGCGTTTCTTGGAAATATTCAAAGGGTTGGAGATCACTATGCCATTCGGGGAAGCCTTACAGCAGATGCCCCTATACTCCAAATTTATGAAGGACATCCTCACCAAGAAGGGGAAGTACATTGACAATGAGAACATTGTGGTAGGGGGTAACTGCGGCGCTATAATACAGAGGAAGCTACCCAAGAAGTTTAAGGACCCCGAAAGTGTTACCATCCCGTGCACCATAGGGAAGGAGACGGTGAACAAGGCCCTCATTGACTTAGGAGCAAGTATCAATCTGATGCCCTTGTCAATGTGTAAAAGAATTGGGAATCTGAAGATAGATCCTACCAAGATGATGCTTTAG